The following proteins are encoded in a genomic region of Phragmites australis chromosome 9, lpPhrAust1.1, whole genome shotgun sequence:
- the LOC133927952 gene encoding uncharacterized protein LOC133927952, which yields MALAMLKDPQRDAEGPSGGCHYRKCKNGTLHDNTNHHDYHKAHPEGSIAEAYLADECMIFCSRYIEGFETKHNRPSRNEDIELVGHYDVEQGPALFPRVGKPLGKLSSYVIRGLSKVQAHRYMLFNCSDVNAYLRAHADEITIKHPRRRVNPKIIERMQSEKFHEWFRAHVLDQFYEPNDGCLLLTP from the exons ATGGCGCTGGCAATGCTGAAGGACCCTCAGCGGGATGCTGAAGGACCCTCAGGGGGATGCCACTAC AGAAAATGTAAGAATGGCACGTTGCACGATAACACAAATCACCATGATTATCATAAAGCTCATCCAGAGGGATCTATCGCTGAAGCATATTTGGCAGATGAGTGCATGATATTTTGTTCAAGATATATTGAAGGTTTTGAGACCAAGCATAACCGGCCTTCAAGGAATGAAGATATTGAGTTGGTTGGGCATTATGATGTTGAACAAGGACCAGCTCTCTTTCCTCGTGTTGGAAAACCACTTGGAAAGCTCAGTAGTTATGTTATAAGGGGTTTGTCTAAAGTACAAGCACATAGATATATGTTGTTCAATTGTTCAGATGTCAATGCATACCTTCG AGCTCATGCTGATGAGATCACTATTAAGCACCCTCGACGCCGTGTCAACCCAAAGATTATTGAGCGCATGCAAAGCGAGAAGTTCCATGAATGGTTCAGAGCTCAT GTGCTGGATCAATTCTATGAACCAAATGATGGTTGTCTGCTACTGACGCCATGA